A stretch of the Oxyura jamaicensis isolate SHBP4307 breed ruddy duck chromosome 4, BPBGC_Ojam_1.0, whole genome shotgun sequence genome encodes the following:
- the LOC118166643 gene encoding V-set and immunoglobulin domain-containing protein 4-like → MGMLVRAAVLVSLLPFCNALLDLTGPSEMEGIWKGSAVLPCTYVPGEDFMQHTLTWSVVHDQSSGAVFRRDASGDHVLLSEYRDRVEVPKNLPGNVSLHILKLEISDRGTYTCHVTWTASNNSLIAKEISTKVEVVKVPATKPTIRAGALGLMVPVGARTSLTCVAHGSPPISYRWFRAVPGGTALLLSSQAELTWDSLRPSDAGTYYCEAENRVGAGVVQRSDAVELLVRGSPVTQPPTPGTSRHTGPPLTSEGSEVPHVLAGE, encoded by the exons ATGGGAATGCTGGTGAGAGCAGCCGTGCTTGTAAGCCTGCTTCCGTTCTGCAACG ctctcctggacCTGACGGGCCCCAGTGAGATGGAAGGCATATGGAAGGGGTCTGCTGTCCTGCCATGCACCTATGTGCCTGGGGAGGACTTCATGCAGCACACCCTCACGTGGTCTGTGGTGCATGACCAGAGTTCTGGTGCTGTCTTCCGGAGGGATGCCTCTGGGGATCATGTTCTCCTGTCTGAGTACAGAGACAGGGTTGAAGTCCCAAAGAACCTGCCGGGGAATGTGTCTCTCCACATCCTGAAACTGGAAATCTCTGACAGGGGAACCTACACTTGCCATGTCACCTGGACAGCCAGCAACAATAGTCTGATAGCAAAAGAGATCAGCACTAAAGTTGAGGTTGTCAAAG TGCCAGCGACCAAGCCCACCATCAGGGCCGGAGCGCTGGGGCTGATGGTGCCAGTGGGAGCCAGGACCAGCCTGACCTGTGTGGCCCACGGGTCCCCACCCATCAGCTACCGCTGGTTCCGAGCAGTGCCGGGggggacagccctgctgctgagcagccaggCTGAGCTGACGTGGGACAGCCTGCGGCCTTCCGACGCGGGGACATACTACTGCGAGGCAGAGAACAGAGTCGGGGCAGGGGTGGTGCAGCGGAGCGATGCCGTTGAGCTGCTGGTGAGAG GGTCCCCAGTCACACAGCCACCCACACCTGGGACCAGCCGGCACACAGGACCCCCACTCACCTCAGAAGGCAGCGAGGTTCCCCATGTGCTGGCAGGTGAGTGA
- the LOC118165525 gene encoding heat shock factor protein 3 isoform X1, with the protein MREGSALPGGPGAAAVPGFLAKLWALVEDPHSDDVICWSRNGENFCILDEQRFAKELLPKYFKHNNISSFIRQLNMYGFRKVIALENGMIAAEKSSVIEFQHAFFKQGKAHLLENIKRKVSAVRTEDLKVCAEDLHKVLSEVQEMREQQNNMDVRLANMKRENKALWKEVAVLRQKHSQQQKLLSKILQFILSLMRGNYIVGVKRKRSLTDAAGASPSKYSRQYVRIPVESGQAMAFSEQNSDDEDGNGTGLIIRDITDTLENATNGLLAVAHTSGRARETQTALDPGLPICQVSQPNELNCVEPIPPVHINDVSKSSEIGNVAVELHAAQANAPEDPASVIDSILNENNSGNQNDPLLDREEIQDFLNCIDASLEELQAMLSGKQYNFGSEAFGDTFNPELPALDMNLMETPPGMENIANLADSTEDLGPSERETAGSKDMQLIQYRANPLLSLFEELPSSEATGKTEDPKDLLLAPLEEKPALQPPSGSETVLPLAAPEIQAEPPDALGVGDPPLLSEDGNGEYKLFPLLLLSPVANFIEEASEIETS; encoded by the exons ATGCGGGAAGGGTCGGCGCTGCCCGGCGGCCCCGGCGCCGCCGCGGTGCCCGGCTTCCTGGCTAAGCTCTGGGCGCTGGTGGAGGACCCGCACAGCGACGACGTCatctgctggagcagg AATGGTGAGAACTTCTGTATACTGGATGAGCAGAGGTTCGCCAAGGAGCTGCTCCCAAAGTACTTCAAACACAACAATATCTCCAGCTTCATACGACAGCTGAACATGT ATGGTTTCAGGAAGGTGATTGCTTTGGAGAATGGTATGATCGCAGCAGAGAAAAGCTCAGTCATTGAGTTCCAGCATGCTTTCTTCAAGCAAGGGAAGGCACATTTATTGGAAAACATCAAGCGCAAG GTATCTGCGGTAAGAACTGAGGATCTCAAGGTCTGTGCAGAGGATTTACACAAAGTACTCTCTGAAGTCCAGGAAATGAGAGAGCAGCAGAACAACATGGATGTCAGACTGGCTAACATGAAGAG agaaaataaggCCCTGTGGAAAGAAGTGGCAGTTCTAAGGCAGAAGCACAGTCAACAACAGAAGCTGCTGTCTAAG attcTTCAATTTATACTAAGTTTGATGCGAGGAAATTATATTGTTGGCgtcaaaagaaaaag GTCTCTAACAGATGCTGCAGGTGCTTCACCTTCCAAATACAGCCGTCAGTATGTTCGCATACCTGTGGAGAGTGGCCAAGCA ATGGCTTTTTCTGAACAGAATTCAGATGATGAGGATGGAAATGGTACAGGTCTCATAATTCGAGATATCACTGATACCCTGGAAAATGCCACCAATGGTCTCCTTGCTGTGGCGCACACAAGTGGCAGAGCCAG AGAGACACAGACAGCTCTGGATCCTGGCTTACCTATTTGTCAAGTCTCACAGCCAAATGAGTTAAATTGTGTAGAACCTATCCCTCCAGTTCATATAAATGATGTCAGCAAATCCAGCGAAATAGGAAATGTTGCTGTGGAACTCCATGCTGCACAAGCTAATGCTCCAGAAGACCCTGCATCAGTGATTGACTCCATCTTGAATGAGAATAACTCTGGAAACCAAAATGATCCTTTACTGGACAG agagGAAATTCAGGATTTTCTTAATTGCATTGATGCCAGCCTTGAAGAGCTTCAAGCAATGTTATCTGGGAAGCAGTATAATTTTGGTTCTGAAGCTTTCGGCGAT acatttaatcctgagctgccagctctggaTATGAACTTGATGGAAACTCCCCCTGGTATGGAAAAT ATCGCAAACTTGGCGGACAGCACTGAAGATCTAGGAccaagtgagagagaaacagcaGGAAGCAAAG aTATGCAGCTGATACAGTACAGGGCCAATCCTCTGCTTTCATTGTTTGAAGAACTACCTTCCAGTGAAGCCACAGGGAAGACAGAGGATCCAAAAGACCTCCTCCTGGCCCCGCTGGAGGAAAAACCTGCTCTCCAACCTCCTTCAGGTAGTGAAACTGTCTTGCCGTTAGCAGCTCCAGAAATCCAGGCTGAGCCCCCAGATGCTCTAGGAGTGGGTGATCCACCTCTCCTCTCAGAAGACGGGAATGGAGAGTATAAACTGTTTCCGCTCTTGCTCCTCAGTCCTGTTGCTAACTTCATAGAAGAGGCCTCTGAGATAGAAACTTCTTGA
- the LOC118165525 gene encoding heat shock factor protein 3 isoform X2, whose translation MREGSALPGGPGAAAVPGFLAKLWALVEDPHSDDVICWSRNGENFCILDEQRFAKELLPKYFKHNNISSFIRQLNMYGFRKVIALENGMIAAEKSSVIEFQHAFFKQGKAHLLENIKRKVSAVRTEDLKVCAEDLHKVLSEVQEMREQQNNMDVRLANMKRENKALWKEVAVLRQKHSQQQKLLSKILQFILSLMRGNYIVGVKRKRSLTDAAGASPSKYSRQYVRIPVESGQAMAFSEQNSDDEDGNGTGLIIRDITDTLENATNGLLAVAHTSGRARETQTALDPGLPICQVSQPNELNCVEPIPPVHINDVSKSSEIGNVAVELHAAQANAPEDPASVIDSILNENNSGNQNDPLLDREEIQDFLNCIDASLEELQAMLSGKQYNFGSEAFGDIANLADSTEDLGPSERETAGSKDMQLIQYRANPLLSLFEELPSSEATGKTEDPKDLLLAPLEEKPALQPPSGSETVLPLAAPEIQAEPPDALGVGDPPLLSEDGNGEYKLFPLLLLSPVANFIEEASEIETS comes from the exons ATGCGGGAAGGGTCGGCGCTGCCCGGCGGCCCCGGCGCCGCCGCGGTGCCCGGCTTCCTGGCTAAGCTCTGGGCGCTGGTGGAGGACCCGCACAGCGACGACGTCatctgctggagcagg AATGGTGAGAACTTCTGTATACTGGATGAGCAGAGGTTCGCCAAGGAGCTGCTCCCAAAGTACTTCAAACACAACAATATCTCCAGCTTCATACGACAGCTGAACATGT ATGGTTTCAGGAAGGTGATTGCTTTGGAGAATGGTATGATCGCAGCAGAGAAAAGCTCAGTCATTGAGTTCCAGCATGCTTTCTTCAAGCAAGGGAAGGCACATTTATTGGAAAACATCAAGCGCAAG GTATCTGCGGTAAGAACTGAGGATCTCAAGGTCTGTGCAGAGGATTTACACAAAGTACTCTCTGAAGTCCAGGAAATGAGAGAGCAGCAGAACAACATGGATGTCAGACTGGCTAACATGAAGAG agaaaataaggCCCTGTGGAAAGAAGTGGCAGTTCTAAGGCAGAAGCACAGTCAACAACAGAAGCTGCTGTCTAAG attcTTCAATTTATACTAAGTTTGATGCGAGGAAATTATATTGTTGGCgtcaaaagaaaaag GTCTCTAACAGATGCTGCAGGTGCTTCACCTTCCAAATACAGCCGTCAGTATGTTCGCATACCTGTGGAGAGTGGCCAAGCA ATGGCTTTTTCTGAACAGAATTCAGATGATGAGGATGGAAATGGTACAGGTCTCATAATTCGAGATATCACTGATACCCTGGAAAATGCCACCAATGGTCTCCTTGCTGTGGCGCACACAAGTGGCAGAGCCAG AGAGACACAGACAGCTCTGGATCCTGGCTTACCTATTTGTCAAGTCTCACAGCCAAATGAGTTAAATTGTGTAGAACCTATCCCTCCAGTTCATATAAATGATGTCAGCAAATCCAGCGAAATAGGAAATGTTGCTGTGGAACTCCATGCTGCACAAGCTAATGCTCCAGAAGACCCTGCATCAGTGATTGACTCCATCTTGAATGAGAATAACTCTGGAAACCAAAATGATCCTTTACTGGACAG agagGAAATTCAGGATTTTCTTAATTGCATTGATGCCAGCCTTGAAGAGCTTCAAGCAATGTTATCTGGGAAGCAGTATAATTTTGGTTCTGAAGCTTTCGGCGAT ATCGCAAACTTGGCGGACAGCACTGAAGATCTAGGAccaagtgagagagaaacagcaGGAAGCAAAG aTATGCAGCTGATACAGTACAGGGCCAATCCTCTGCTTTCATTGTTTGAAGAACTACCTTCCAGTGAAGCCACAGGGAAGACAGAGGATCCAAAAGACCTCCTCCTGGCCCCGCTGGAGGAAAAACCTGCTCTCCAACCTCCTTCAGGTAGTGAAACTGTCTTGCCGTTAGCAGCTCCAGAAATCCAGGCTGAGCCCCCAGATGCTCTAGGAGTGGGTGATCCACCTCTCCTCTCAGAAGACGGGAATGGAGAGTATAAACTGTTTCCGCTCTTGCTCCTCAGTCCTGTTGCTAACTTCATAGAAGAGGCCTCTGAGATAGAAACTTCTTGA